The following coding sequences lie in one Phaeodactylum tricornutum CCAP 1055/1 chromosome 12, whole genome shotgun sequence genomic window:
- a CDS encoding predicted protein produces the protein MTQTKHGTFDHYLVGLSDAKAALFAEAGITDWTTIASLDLPAFTQVLGDQVGTLPKRYKLKRVAEYLSSGKEIGPDTTMGDINLVLLSNHQNVGANAPNPAAGLDPRHGTMKASINTISKFSGDLEDFEDWSTKPQRLSESPNNELYHMFVIALVDGATMHIMEDVKDQNGYAAWMAIKEWYGILDTGRTIINKYHSKLDELLLDDATPAGTFVNHFKRFSQKLKENGEGYTADTKRHQFLDKIIDKDYNVQVLMKDSTLSAKKARRFKSSEGGKSNGGGPSSGKIPSIPNSILNLVKPASARKNLIKWKGVWNSEGRILRLDKLASTEYDRKGKTPLKREHNNDSSDKSVKTRNTQGKGGSLSKKGKRGKGRRITGVVRRTETKTSGTPDSSIRISMKDPDDHVEGDEYNDVEIESGQEEDSTAPVKKERAKKQKNPSKRKHKRAKSRQSPISRRGRVGNKKPRAILDPGTECNIVGGDVCVNNSIGPTKSFPFRCDKTDILPIRCDKIDSTKEPITVTYRALTSYERSSLPVYISNKSSPYETVIGDSAASYKLNHDSQTSHKSY, from the exons atgacgcagacg AAACATGGAACCTTTGATCATTATCTCGTCGGTTTGTCGGATGCCAAAGCAGCTTTGTTTGCTGAAGCCGGTATCACCGATTGGACTACCATTGCGTCGTTGGACCTTCCTGCATTCACACAAGTGTTGGGAGACCAGGTTGGGACACTGCCAAAGCGATACAAACTGAAGCGTGTGGCTGAGTACCTCAGCAGCGGTAAGGAAATCGGTCCCGATACGACGATGGGAGATATCAACCTTGTGTTGTTGTCTAACCATCAGAATGTTGGAGCAAATGCTCCGAACCCGGCTGCTGGACTCGACCCTCGCCACGGAACAATGAAAGCGAGTATTAACACAATCTCAAAGTTTTCAGGTGATctggaagattttgaagacTGGTCAACAAAACCGCAACGGCTCTCGGAATCACC AAACAATGAGCTCTATCACATGTTTGTGATTGCTCTTGTGGATGGTGCCACAATGCATATCATGGAAGACGTGAAGGACCAGAACGGATACGCCGCGTGGATGGCTATCAAGGAATGGTATGGTATATTGGATACCGGTCGGACAATCATCAACAAGTATCATAGCAAGCTGGATGAGCTACTGCTTGATGATGCGACCCCAGCCGGGACCTTTGTCAACCATTTCAAGAGATTCAGCCAGAAGCTCAAAGAGAATGGTGAGGGTTATACGGCGGATACAAAACGACATCAGTTTCTCGACAAGATCATTGACAAAGACTACAATGTG CAAGTCCTCATGAAGGACTCCACATTGTCGGCCAAGAAAGCTAGACGGTTCAAGTCGAGCGAGGGCGGCAAGTCGAATGGTGGAGGTCCGTCAAGTGGGAAAATTCCTTCGATTCCGAACTCTATACTTAACCTGGTCAAGCCAGCAAGTGCTCGCAAGAATCTAATCAAGTGGAAAGGAGTTTGGAACTCCGAAGGGCGTATTCTTCGATTGGACAAACTGGCAAGCACTGAGTATGACAGGAAAGGTAAAACCCCGTTGAAAAGAGAGCACAATAATGACAGTTCCGACAAATCCGTCAAGACCCGCAACACCCAAGGCAAGGGGGGCTCCTTGTCCAAGAAGGGCAAGAGAGGCAAGGGGAGGCGAATCACCGGTGTTGTCCGTCGAACGGAAACGAAGACATCCGGCACGCCTGACTCCTCCATCCGGATCAGTATGAAGGATCCGGACGACCACGTCGAAGGTGATGAGTATAACGATGTCGAAATTGAGTCCGGTCAAGAGGAAGATTCTACTGCACCTGTGAAGAAAGAACGGgcgaaaaagcagaagaaTCCGTCGAAGCGGAAGCACAAGCGTGCCAAGTCTCGTCAAAGCCCTATCTCCCGCCGCGGACGCGTAGGCAACAAGAAACCAAGAGCTATCCTAGACCCAGGGACTGAGTGCAACATTGTTGGCGGGGACGTATGTGTTaataattccattgggcctactaaatctttcccattCCGCtgtgacaagactgatattctcccaatccgttgtgacaagattgatagtaccaaagaacctatcacggttacatacagagctttaacgtcctacgaacgttctagtcttcccgtttacatttcaaacaagtcatcgccatatgaaacagtcattggcgattcagctgcatcatacaaactcaatcacgattctcaaactagtcataaatcttattag